From the Fusobacterium perfoetens genome, one window contains:
- a CDS encoding CaiB/BaiF CoA transferase family protein, protein MGALTGLKILDFSTLLPGPYATLMLSDLGADVIKISSPDKKDIVADYPPYIEGTDITANQAWLGRNKKNLFLNLKTEKSKEIIHKLIMEYDIIIEQFRPGVMKRLGLDYETLKEINPKIIYCSLTGYGQTGALKNNAGHDINYLSRSGNMNYSGKKSTGPVLTSMQIADIGVGSLNSVIGILSAVYYRTQTGKGQYIDISMFDGLVSFNAMEGASFLVNGIEPKREETRLNGGSAYDFYETKDGRYLSVGSLEPKFWKNFCECIELPQLIEKTVMPNDVENMKNIIRERLLTKTLKEWLEIFDGKDVCVEPVLTMKEALLEDEHIKDRKLVVDVEVPNSNGKVIKQMASPIKLSECPVNYKETGYPLGYHTESILKNLGYSDEEISNMKTENVVDLYVKK, encoded by the coding sequence ATGGGAGCTTTAACAGGACTTAAAATTTTAGATTTTTCTACACTTTTACCAGGACCTTATGCAACACTTATGTTATCTGATTTGGGGGCTGATGTTATAAAAATTTCTTCTCCAGATAAAAAAGATATAGTTGCTGACTATCCCCCATATATAGAGGGAACAGATATTACAGCCAATCAAGCTTGGCTTGGGAGAAATAAAAAAAATCTATTTTTAAATTTAAAAACTGAAAAATCAAAAGAGATAATTCATAAACTTATAATGGAATATGATATAATTATTGAACAATTTAGACCGGGAGTTATGAAAAGACTTGGACTTGATTATGAAACTTTAAAAGAAATCAATCCAAAAATTATCTATTGTTCATTGACTGGTTACGGACAAACAGGGGCTTTAAAAAATAATGCTGGTCACGATATAAATTATCTTTCTAGAAGTGGAAATATGAATTACTCTGGTAAAAAATCCACTGGACCAGTTCTTACAAGTATGCAAATTGCTGATATTGGAGTAGGATCTTTAAACTCTGTAATTGGTATTCTTTCTGCTGTATATTATAGAACTCAAACTGGAAAGGGACAATATATAGATATTTCTATGTTTGACGGACTTGTATCTTTTAATGCTATGGAAGGAGCAAGTTTTTTAGTAAATGGTATTGAGCCAAAAAGGGAAGAAACAAGATTAAACGGTGGAAGTGCTTATGATTTCTACGAAACTAAAGATGGAAGATATCTAAGTGTTGGATCTTTAGAGCCAAAATTCTGGAAAAATTTCTGTGAATGTATTGAGCTACCTCAATTAATAGAAAAAACTGTTATGCCTAATGATGTAGAAAATATGAAAAATATCATAAGAGAAAGACTTCTTACAAAAACTTTAAAAGAATGGCTTGAAATTTTTGATGGAAAAGATGTTTGTGTAGAACCTGTTCTTACAATGAAAGAAGCTCTTTTGGAAGATGAACATATAAAAGATAGAAAATTAGTGGTTGATGTAGAAGTTCCTAATTCAAATGGAAAAGTTATTAAACAGATGGCATCTCCTATTAAACTTTCTGAATGTCCAGTAAATTATAAAGAAACTGGTTATCCTTTAGGATACCATACTGAATCTATTTTAAAAAATTTAGGATATTCTGACGAAGAGATATCTAATATGAAAACAGAAAATGTAGTAGATCTATATGTTAAAAAATAA
- a CDS encoding methylated-DNA--[protein]-cysteine S-methyltransferase, which yields MLKNKYYKSPIGVINILYSEEGIFKITLVENVPIDYYFEERKNDLGDKVISELKEYFNGQRKDFDLPLIIQGTDFQRAVWEELKKINYGEIKTYSDIAKNIGKPNACRAVGNANNKNPFMIVIPCHRVVGKNKNSGGYAFGVDIRDKLLELEKLHK from the coding sequence ATGTTAAAAAATAAATATTATAAATCACCAATAGGTGTTATTAATATTCTATATTCAGAAGAGGGAATTTTTAAGATAACTCTTGTGGAGAATGTTCCTATAGATTATTATTTTGAAGAAAGAAAAAATGATTTAGGAGATAAGGTTATATCAGAGCTTAAAGAGTATTTTAATGGACAGAGAAAAGATTTTGATTTGCCTCTTATAATTCAAGGAACAGATTTTCAGAGAGCAGTTTGGGAAGAACTTAAAAAGATAAATTATGGAGAGATAAAAACTTATAGTGATATAGCAAAAAATATAGGAAAACCTAATGCTTGTAGAGCTGTAGGAAATGCTAATAATAAAAATCCATTTATGATAGTTATTCCTTGCCACAGAGTTGTTGGAAAAAATAAAAATTCTGGTGGTTATGCTTTTGGAGTAGATATAAGAGATAAACTTTTAGAACTTGAAAAATTACATAAATAG